The following coding sequences lie in one Syngnathoides biaculeatus isolate LvHL_M chromosome 16, ASM1980259v1, whole genome shotgun sequence genomic window:
- the pgls gene encoding 6-phosphogluconolactonase translates to MAGRRVVAFPSSAELGPALAQLVTSRAERAVSSRGRFTVGLSGGSLVTMLGKELLAVPGLDCSKWLVGFCDERVVPFDNPDSTYGLYKSNLFSKINIPEDAILAIDSSLPVSECAEDYSRKLRKAFPEDDVPVFDLLLLGMGPDGHTCSLFPGHALLEESQKIVAPISDSPKPPPERVTMTFPVVNAARCAAFVSTGGSKAPVLKEVLEGREGPPFPAARVSPTNGELLWLVDEPAAAALTMKVERLASGGKL, encoded by the exons ATGGCCGGCAGGAGAGTTGTGGCGTTCCCGTCCTCGGCGGAGCTTGGCCCGGCCCTGGCCCAGCTGGTGACCTCTCGGGCGGAGCGGGCGGTCAGCTCCCGGGGCAGGTTCACTGTGGGCCTGTCCGGGGGGAGCCTGGTGACCATGCTCGGCAAAGAGCTGCTCGCTGTTCCCGGCCTGGACTGCAGCAAGTGGCTGGTGGGCTTCTGTGATGAGAGAGTGGTGCCGTTCGACAACCCTGACAGCACCTATGGCCTCTACAAG agtaatttattttccaaaatcaACATCCCAGAGGACGCAATTTTAGCCATTGACTCCTCACTCCCTGTGAGCGAATGCGCTGAGGATTACTCTCGCAAGCTGAGAAAG GCTTTCCCGGAGGACGACGTTCCCGTGTTTGACCTGCTCCTGTTGGGCATGGGGCCTGACGGGCACACGTGCTCCCTCTTCCCCGGACACGCTCTCCTTGAG GAGAGCCAGAAGATCGTGGCTCCCATCAGCGACTCCCCCAAACCACCGCCGGAGCGCGTGACCATGACCTTCCCGGTGGTGAACGCCGCCCGCTGCGCCGCTTTCGTGTCCACCGGGGGAAGCAAAGCGCCCGTTCTGAAG GAGGTTCTGGAGGGGCGAGAGGGTCCGCCGTTCCCGGCAGCCCGCGTCTCCCCGACCAACGGGGAGCTGCTGTGGCTCGTCGAcgagcccgccgccgccgccttgaCTATGAAGGTGGAGAGGCTGGCTTCTGGGGGCAAACTTTAG